caaaatataatgtccctgtgattatgttcatagtctcaaaataaagttttcataaattttgttctctagctactattttttattgaatcacattaactaagaaatagttttggacatggtgcttaaaggggttgaagtacataaatatgtttcaatttagaattgtcataatttcctatgcatAATGCATTGGtggaagatagcttatgatatGTTCATAGTCTCCATTGTAATGCTGAAATGCtacattggcttctatctcaattgtactacaacatgagatgcaagagttagtactagacttagactttatattaagtctaaatgagagttttggtatgaatcatattgagtgctaagaaaggcttaaggagttccaattctataccattttatgaaaatatttttatttttctaaaatgaattggaattcttggatgaagagattaaatgttaatctcatacggatatgatccacaagtccttgttagaatcatttgatcaattcagatttttttgaaaataaataaatttttttatttatattatcaaaattgaTGGGTGAGTTCTATGCAatggaagacatcctaaaagctaagtctaggatcaatatgatttaattcaaattcttagcctagacaGAAAGGTAAGGGcggtaagaagaggaattataataccaaacagttggacaagctagttgccctagtagttgccaaaaggaaattagactcataagtatgaccaaaaggaaagtgtttccagttttggtaaagctaagcattgtccatgattattttctaaatgaaaatttacatgttttacttttaaagagaaagtttttgTCTTTTAGCAATGTATGTTTTGACACTTATGTCttgatcttattaatctaaatgatattcaagattggtgaaagatgggcttctagaaccattattttgtaACGTTCCTAGTCTATGAATTCtttttagaggataatatgatctaaggttcctttattgtaaaggaatatagTTTCAATAACTTCTTTTAAGTGAGTGCATCTatgaaggaggaataagactcttttagaaatagtaaagtacattaTTAGTATCTCCATttacttatttcttttggagacaTACTGCaattattactatacattttctaaaactgatttcaaaagtttgttcttAGGACATTagtcaaattgtggattaggTGAAAACCTAGTAcatgatacttccacttttggggatgtccagcacttgtgttagaaaggaagtctaacaaattgaagtcaaaagatagaaaaatgtgtgtttatgttggaTATTCAAAAGGAATTGCagaagattgttttggtagtcataaagaagaaaaggtgtttGTAGAGTACACACACAAAttttcttgatgatgactatgtgaataatcttaaagcatAACATAGAattgttctagaagaaaaatgtcagaatttgttgtaagacaatTATagaatacatttagaaatgagatgattgtattagatacaccacaaatgattattctaaatatatagctagtacacaagtacaatatcgtagtgggaggattgttaattaccaaataaattcatacttttggaataaacttttgaagtcattccacgaggatatgaatttgatcctcagTCCTACatagaggcaatagatgatatgaatatggattattggatcaaggttatgtaaatagaattagattctatttaaattctagaacttgtagaggcgcctaatggaattaagcctattgttctcaaataggtctacaagaaaaatgggattgatagatttgaaggtgcaaaccttcaaagtcaagactagtggcaaaaagatttattcagaaagaaatggttcgactatgaaaagattttttcaccaatagttaAGTTTGACACTAtatagattctcttatccattatatttcatttggatgaaatatggcaatggatatcaagaaagcttcttttagtagcaatcttgagaaagacatctgtatgatgtaactagacttgtacataacAAAAAACCAgtagtgtttagtatgcaagttgcttaaattccatttattgactaaagcaagcatatgaatcataaaatatcatctttgaccaagaaatcaaattttttgattttgatcaagtattaaaaggccttatgtgtgtaaaagctttatagaataataaatttcttaatgtatgttgatgacattctaatcttTTAGAATGACttagagttattgtcatcaatagaGTTTTTTGATTGTctagtccagtttgatataaagtacttgggaaagactggtcacatcttaagaattaaactttgttaaagttcaaaatttagaatgttgggtctatctcaaactgcttaaatagattagattctagccaagtatagcatgtaatacttcaaaAAGGATTCTtcccttttaagtttgaagttcctttatataggattatggtcctaagacatataaaagcaagagcatattaagacggttccttatatcaaatagataggaagtctttatgctatgctatatactaggctaaatatctattttgtggTGGGCATAGTAAGCAGATATCAACtgaatcaaagatcacttaatttagtgggagtaaggCATATACTTaaatatcttaggaaaatgaggcattatatgcttgtccaccaaagtgaggttttgattattactggatgtacaaatactgatttgtagtttgattgtgattcatgaagttggacttcaagatatgtgttcatcctaggtggtgaagatacacatcatgaagttggacttcaagatatgtgttcactctaggtgttgaagatacacattaaagCGTAAGTAttatctcattagagagatatgagtacatgagaagtagtagtagaaaatatttttgggtttgggtgttTGAGAAATGGGATTTTTGGGTATGAGTATTTATGAATTTGTGGGGTTGTGTTTTGATTTATGTCTAGagaaagaggaaagaaggaagaaCAGGATctcaaatatggaaaaagaataaagaaggaAGAACAAAGAAGTCGATctggagaaagaagaaagaagggtgAACAAGAAAgcaggaactcgagtttctaagacTAGAAACTTGAGTTTCATGCAGATTTTTTTATCCTCCTCAGCTTTGCCAccatttaaaactttttttttttgagaagccagACCATACGTCTGGgaaatttattcaaaaacaaaatcaatgaaCATCTCTAAACACAAGAGGGGCAATGTCATCAGGTAAATCTTCCAATCACACCTGAAGCCCTAAAGCAGAACTAGCCTTCTTAGCTAACACATCAGCAACAGAATTACAAACACGACTAATATAAAACTCAACATGCTGAAAACAAGCTACTTGGAAACGAATGTCCCCAAGGATGTTCCCATAGCTGGCAAACTAACCCGAACTATTAAGAAGCACCTCAATGATAGTAGCAGAATCCCCTTCGACCACCACTCGAGCTAGACCAATCGCTAAAGCAAACTGAACAGCCCGCTGACAAGCCAAAGCTTCCAACTCCACCACAGACTGACCGAGAGGAACAGGCATGGAAAGCGCCCCAATAGGATCTCCCCGGTTGTCACGAACAATCACACCCACACCCGCCAGATTTGAAGCTCGAAATACTGCTGCATCAAAATTAACCTTGTATATAGTAGAATCATGAGGATGCCACTGTTGCATGACCTGAGGACGAGGGGGCACCATCTCAATCTCTCGAGCATGAAGAAAATCCTGAAGAATATTGCCTGCTTCCTTGCAAATGCTAGTCACGGGGCGGACAGCTCGGTTGAAATGAATGACGTTTCGCCTATTCCAAACACACCACGCTGTAATAACGAAAATTTTGGCTTTGTATTCATCTTGGCATGGCATAAACTTGGCCAATAACTCTCTGAAAATTGCTGGTTGAACAAGGATTGCTTGATGGAACCACTCCAAAGAAGACCAGACACAAGCAATTTCCTTACACAGCTAGAGTGCATGAACGGTGTCCTCAGGATATTCTCTACACAGGTCACAAGTGGCTAAATCCGTGACATGATGACGGTGTAGGTTCTCCTTTGTTGGCAGAGCATCATTACATGCCTTCCATATAAAATGCTTAATTTTGTTTGGCACCTAGAGTTGCCAAAGGCTCTTCCAGAACTTCTTTTGACTATCCATATTTGAACTACCTGCATTGGACATAGAATCACATGAAACAAGCATTTTATAGGCGCTGCTAGTGGTGAACATACCCGAGGGAGTGTGTGTCTAAGCAATGCGATCAAGGGGGGCGCCGAAAACTCAAGGGAATGCCTAAaattaagcttgagtctttAAAACCCCACAAGTCTCTAAAATTCAAGATGCTACTTTGCAAAATAATTTGCAAAATTTGTTAACTATTGAAATTGTTAATAATTTGGTATTAGATGGCAAAAATACCCGTGGATGATGGGGGTACATTTCAAACATTCCGCAAGAAGCATAGTGCTATATAATAGTCGAGAATATCAAGGCAAAACAGCACGTATTTAGACAGGGAAaaacaaaggggaaaaaaaaaacacctcaCCCATATTGATATTGGTTTTAAAATCTTTGTATTTAAAAAGGAATACCATCACGTTTCCTTTCTTCCTCAGCAATtccatttttccttaaaaatttcaaaacatccacaaccacaacaatttacattctctctctctctctctaaactcttCAAACCCCCCCTTGCATTTAGAATAGAATCCGTCAACCCCATCTCTCACGCTTCCTATTTTTaactccaaaaattaaaaatcaactcaaaaatcacatacttcaaaaaaaaaaaaaaaaaaactataaaacaaaaataatagaaaaccATTAAtaccccccctctctctctttctctctccaaaaaaaaaaaaaaaaaaaccaaaacaaaaaaacagaaaaaagcgTAACAATCCTGCAAAAACCACCCTTCATATCCCAAAAccagttttttgtttgtttatttttgtcaaatacCCAAAAGCCGTTTCATggtttaattcattttttgtttttgtttttccaattTAATTTTCGTTCTCATACAATTTATTTTGTGGGacgagaaagagaaagagagagaaggcgATGGATGTGATAGAGAAGTGGGGTACATGGGAAGAGCTCCTCCTTGGTGGGGCCATACTCCGCCATGGCACCCGAGATTGGGACGTCGTCGCCGCCGAGCTCCGTGCCCGAAACCAATCTTCTCCCTACATTTTCACCCCCGAGGTATTTATCCAAACTAATATACTCTATAAAATACTTATTTCGCTTTACCACTTTCTTCGTTTCTCTCCATTTTCCACTCGtactcatttttatatattttcttacaactgtcttttttttttttcttttttttttacagttttacagttttacttttatttagggACCCGCAGTCGCAAACTGTTTTAAAGAGTGTAACCGTTACATGTAATGTAACGTTGGGTttgtttctcatttttaattactGTGTCTGTTACTCTGTGTGTCTGAAAATGAATCTCACTCAATGACTCAAACATCCTTATCTTCTAAAACCAATCAATCAATGTTAAGCCTCATTACTTGGActtgtttgttttccttttgcAATTCCTtgtgatttattaaaaaaaatgtatatgcATTACTAGGAAAGAGCTTAGCGAATGACATTGACTTCACTCAGTCATTAGcataatattttctcttttgttaATCGGACATTTGATATTCAGGGTATTTTATAAATGTCATGGAAAGTTGTCACATGGTTACTCTCAATACATTGTAGGATGGAAGAGCATCTCATATGTATTATTAATGAATTAATTGACAAGGATGCGctttccttatttattttattaactacCCATGATCTTACTTCtctagtgtatatatataactgaggttactcacaatttatttatgatCCAATGATTCTGATGTTATTTACTAGTCTCCCAAACAGTCGTAAATAAATTCCAATTCTGTAACTTCTtgtgttaaaaattttatatagtcACAACAAatgtttcttcctttcttgTCAATTGCCATGTAGTATTATTGAATTTGACTCTGTAGTAGATTCTACAATACAGTCATGTAATAGTCAGATGTGTATTTTCCTATCcatcaaaaaattaatgtttgtAAGAAAAAGTGGCTGCAGTTTTGAGCTCATTATTGGTTTGTTATTGATTATTATGAAAATGCTGCTGTTTTTGGCAATCTTAACAGAGTTTATGGCCCTCTTGTTGACACGGATGGCTTCTTTAAACACAGATTAGTTAATTGcatttttacttcttcttcttctttttttttttttttttttttttttttcagtattcTGAAACATGGACCACCCATTCTTAGGTTCCAATATTGGTTTAAGTCATTCATTCATGTTTTAAAAGTTGGGGTAATGCAGGACTTAAGGACTTGCTTGCTTGACTTCGCCCCCACCCAACAATCtccattttatttgttttatgtaTATTAATCCTGGCTAAGTAAGCCATAAGACCCTCCTTAGCTTTTATTGTGCTCCCTTCTATACCTTCTTTATGAAGTACTGGTGCAAATTAGGCATGCTGGCTTCTCAACTTGTAATCATTCTCTGCCGAGGTGGACCTTCCATCTATTGATGTTCTGGATTGAATTCAGTGCTTTGAAAGACCTGAAATACTTCTCTGACTAATTCTTTACTTCATATTTCATCCACATGATGACGTGTCAAgttcaaattactttttttttttactatgatCATTTAATTAGAATCTTTCATCAATATGTGAAATACGGGGAAATTGTCAGACTAGTTTCCCAATTAAATTCTTTTTCGCACCCAATGTAGTAAAGATATGGTATCTTGTTTGCAGTTATGTAAAGCCAAACATGAGGACTTGCAACAGCGTTATTCTGGATGCACGTAAGTTACTGTGATTGTCTGGTAATGCATAATATTTAGTTTGAATTAGTATAAATGatgctttttttcccccttgtgtccttttcttttttgaatacAAATTTTTAAGATGATTGGTTTCTGACTTTTTTCCATATCACTCTGCTTTTGACAATTTTCTTTTCAGTATGTATTTCcacataatatatttttatctatatttatatattctgcTAGGATGGCTCTTTTTCTTATGTAAATTTCCTGATTTTTCCCTTAGGGCTTGGTTTAATGAGCTACGGAAGAAGAGAATGGAAGACTTGAGGCGAGCTCTAGAGCTATCTGAGGACTCAATTGGGTTAGTTATTtggggtccgtttggttggagatTTCTAATATCGTTGTTCAGTATTGTAGAAATAAATGTTTGAGTATTATGGAAATACGTGTCAGaagtgttattgttgtttaaacactgaaaactgtgTTTAAACACTAGTACCAAACATCCCCTTGTTCATCTGAATATTGAAGACTGTGTCTAATCATATGACCCTGTACACTTTTATATTTGTATTAAGACTAAAATGCTTCCTCCCATTTCCCATCCTCTTCAAAAAAGCATATATTAGCAATATGATGGTATCCCCTTttgcttttcctttttggtACTCTGCTGATAGTAGATCTAGTCATTTCAATTCCTAAAACTGTCCCTGATGGAAGGCATAATGCAGCACTTTACGTGGGAACAAGTTATGATATAGAGTCCTACACCTAAAGCATGGATTTCAACTATATTCAAAGGACATGTTCTTTAGTTTAGTGTGAATCATTTGTTTTACCTAAGAAGTtagttgaagaagatgaagaaaagttGCTTGAGCATGGAGCACCAATGAGTTATAGTTCAACTGGcataataatgggatggagggTAAGGTCTTtggttcaagacccattgggtGAGTGTGTTAACTTACCAATCAAAAGAACAGGTGCTTAAGCATGTGATTAGTAAAAAATTAGAGGTCAGACCATCAAAGGAGCATGACAAGccatataattataaatttcctatttgatgtatgtttagaaatttttatttgcttttctgTTGGGATTTTTAGTCTGCAGCAAGCTATAGTCTCTGTTCTTGCATTTGTGTTGTGATTTGTATAAGTTGCCTGTTCCAGGTCACTAGAATCAAAGCTTGAATCTCTCAAGGCTGAGAAATGGGATGACTGTCATGTTGGTTATGGCTCCAGCCGGACTGAATCACCTGTTCCTTTTCAAAAATCAGGAGTTGAATCTTCTGGTAAAGAGATATCTAAGGATGGGCTATCTGCTGGTAGTTTCACACAGGAAACCCATACAAATTGGTCGGCTGAATTTCAGATTCCTGGAGTGATGCCAACTGAAGAGGTGGAGACAAGGCCGGAAACTTCAGAGTCTTCTGAGCAGGAGAAAGTGTCAGGTATCAAGAAACTGGCAGAGACTTTATATGGGGGACGAGGAGGGGGTGTGAGAAAGAGGAggggaaagagaaagagaaaagaatgcAGTAGGGATGTCAACGAAGTTAGTGTTGGAGAAagtgaatttttgtgtttggcTGATGTTTTAACTCCCTCCCGGTGTAAAGAAAATTCAATCAGCAACAGTGGTGAGGTTGCTGGATCTTCTGGTGCTGATAACAGAAGTTTGGGTAAGGATGGAATTGATGTTCTGATGGAGATTTATAATTCTCTTTTGGAGAATAAAAGTGCAAGTGTCTTCCGTCGACGACTTGATAGCCAGGTATGGACAAATAATTTGATGCTTGGTCACTGTCTTACCATCATTCTAGACTGCACCTACAATTTGTTCTAGATTTCTTATCATATACCTCATTGAATCAAATAATCTTAATCTTAATCTTAATCTTAATCTTACCCGTTTATGATCTTCACttgcaacaacaaaataaaCCTTCTGAGTCATGCATGGAACTCATATTAGTTATTAATATTCCATAACAGAAGAGGGGAAGATACAAGAAAATGATCCGGCGGCACATGGATTTTGACACAATAAGATCAAGAATTGCTAGCCATTCCATCACATCTGTTTTGGAACTCTTCCGAGATCTACTGCTGCTCACTAACAATTCATTGATCTTTTACTCCAAGAACACACGTGAATATAAATCGGCTCAACTCCTCAGAGACCTCATCTCCCAAAAATTGAGGCAGCATTCTAGGGATTCTAGCAGCAAGGCTACCACTGCCAACCATTCCATTGAAACCCCAATGCCTAATCATACTGTCAAACCCCGAAGTGCTCGCCCTGCCAACAACAAGGTGCCAGGAAAAGTAGCTAATACCGGGAATGCTGCTACGAAGACCTCAAGTGGAGGTAAAAGACCAAGTATTGCTGATTTCCCTTCATCAGTAGAATACTTGGCTGTGACAAATAAAGGCTTTGGTCGGTCAAAAAAAGGTGGACGTGGAAGTGCTAGTCAAGAACCTGTTGCTCACATGAAAGGAAGGAAGAGAGTTCAAGCAAGGTAAATATGCTAGTCTTTTTTCATACCTTTTTCCTTTCAAACCCAGTTGTAGTCCCAGGCTCTAGATTCAGCAAAGCTGGTCTTTTCAGGGCCTTTTGGTGTAcaaaattttttccttttgtctgCTGAATAGAATATTGTAGTGCTAATATAAGTTGGAAATAGAAAAAGGCTTTGCCTGAGGGTGCCTTTTGCATATCACTTTGATAATGCAAATTTTTAATACGTATTGTGGCCATCTCCACCAATTAAGCCTAGTGAATGAATATAGATCGCTAAATATTGTGGCCAACAGGCTAACCAAAGAAATTGGTGGACATTGCAATTTTTGAATGAGTGAACTAGTGAGAAAATCATCACCTAAAAGCCGGTtggaaaaaggagagagagagagagagataagcaATGCAACACGGAATTCTTCATAATAAATCCTGCCCTTAAATGTCTTGTGATGCGAAAATTTCACCATTATCCTCCCAAGGTGCAGCAATAGTATAGAAGGTATCCTATGCAGTTTTTATATGCATCTAGTCTCTCACCTGTTGCACTGAACATCATAGGTTGTGAGAGGCCTTAATAATTTTCCACAATATAGGTGCCTTCCTAAGCAGTTGGTGTATTGCCGGTCGGAGAAATGTTATGAATTAGAGATATGGCATTGGAGATGACATTCTTTTTCTATGCGACTCTTACAGAGGGTGGTATGtgaaatttggttaagtgtCACCTATGGTGTTTGTGACAGATTTTCTGTAAATTGTACTCACTATCATATCATAAATACAAGTTAAGCGAGTCATAAAACAATGCAATGATCAACAAACAATCTTTTTGCATACCAATTACTTGCAAGTTGTTGGTTTATTGATGTGCATTGTTATATGATCACAAAACCATGCAAAATCTTTAAGCATGAAAATTTCCAAATAAAGTTTCAGGCTTTGAGTGTAAGCAGCTATTATTTTCTCAGACTCCTTAAGACAcctaataataatgaaaaaaaaaaagaaagttgaatCTTCTAGTACATGTTCTTCCTATGGATAAAGTAGTTGATGCAACTACAACTAATCAAGAAAGATCAGTAGATATTGTTGCCAAACGGGTAACTAAAGAATTTGGTGACCATAATGCAATTTTGAATGAGTGAACAATCATCATCAGTATCTCATTGTTATTGTTAGGAAATTGTGATTGGTGTTGTGGTAGTAAAACAATTATCATCAATTTCTATTTTTCCCGTTTTCTCCTTCTGCTTTAAATAACAGATGGAATACATCTGTCACTTACCGGATCTAAGGCTATTTAATAAACTATGTCACATAACATAAGCATACAAATTTCGTATACCAATTAATTAGTACCCGCCAACACACTGCTCCATTTTTCTCCTTCCGACTAACACCATCCCTCTCTATCTCCTCCAGATTTCTACTAAAAGTTCAACATTCTTCTTTATACCATAccatattttgttctttttcctttcattaattttttaaaataggaaGATCTTGTATATGCGACCACCCGTATCATATTTTCCTCTGaaaaatttgtttggttta
The sequence above is drawn from the Castanea sativa cultivar Marrone di Chiusa Pesio chromosome 5, ASM4071231v1 genome and encodes:
- the LOC142633757 gene encoding uncharacterized protein LOC142633757 isoform X1, with translation MDVIEKWGTWEELLLGGAILRHGTRDWDVVAAELRARNQSSPYIFTPELCKAKHEDLQQRYSGCTAWFNELRKKRMEDLRRALELSEDSIGSLESKLESLKAEKWDDCHVGYGSSRTESPVPFQKSGVESSGKEISKDGLSAGSFTQETHTNWSAEFQIPGVMPTEEVETRPETSESSEQEKVSGIKKLAETLYGGRGGGVRKRRGKRKRKECSRDVNEVSVGESEFLCLADVLTPSRCKENSISNSGEVAGSSGADNRSLGKDGIDVLMEIYNSLLENKSASVFRRRLDSQKRGRYKKMIRRHMDFDTIRSRIASHSITSVLELFRDLLLLTNNSLIFYSKNTREYKSAQLLRDLISQKLRQHSRDSSSKATTANHSIETPMPNHTVKPRSARPANNKVPGKVANTGNAATKTSSGGKRPSIADFPSSVEYLAVTNKGFGRSKKGGRGSASQEPVAHMKGRKRVQAR
- the LOC142633757 gene encoding uncharacterized protein LOC142633757 isoform X2, which codes for MAPEIGTSSPPSSVPETNLLPTFSPPRAWFNELRKKRMEDLRRALELSEDSIGSLESKLESLKAEKWDDCHVGYGSSRTESPVPFQKSGVESSGKEISKDGLSAGSFTQETHTNWSAEFQIPGVMPTEEVETRPETSESSEQEKVSGIKKLAETLYGGRGGGVRKRRGKRKRKECSRDVNEVSVGESEFLCLADVLTPSRCKENSISNSGEVAGSSGADNRSLGKDGIDVLMEIYNSLLENKSASVFRRRLDSQKRGRYKKMIRRHMDFDTIRSRIASHSITSVLELFRDLLLLTNNSLIFYSKNTREYKSAQLLRDLISQKLRQHSRDSSSKATTANHSIETPMPNHTVKPRSARPANNKVPGKVANTGNAATKTSSGGKRPSIADFPSSVEYLAVTNKGFGRSKKGGRGSASQEPVAHMKGRKRVQAR
- the LOC142633757 gene encoding uncharacterized protein LOC142633757 isoform X3; amino-acid sequence: MEGKVFGSRPIGSLESKLESLKAEKWDDCHVGYGSSRTESPVPFQKSGVESSGKEISKDGLSAGSFTQETHTNWSAEFQIPGVMPTEEVETRPETSESSEQEKVSGIKKLAETLYGGRGGGVRKRRGKRKRKECSRDVNEVSVGESEFLCLADVLTPSRCKENSISNSGEVAGSSGADNRSLGKDGIDVLMEIYNSLLENKSASVFRRRLDSQKRGRYKKMIRRHMDFDTIRSRIASHSITSVLELFRDLLLLTNNSLIFYSKNTREYKSAQLLRDLISQKLRQHSRDSSSKATTANHSIETPMPNHTVKPRSARPANNKVPGKVANTGNAATKTSSGGKRPSIADFPSSVEYLAVTNKGFGRSKKGGRGSASQEPVAHMKGRKRVQAR